In the genome of Microthrixaceae bacterium, one region contains:
- a CDS encoding NAD(P)/FAD-dependent oxidoreductase has translation MSTRTNTVETASNGSNVTTPEAAEHVDVLIVGAGISGIAAAHYIQANCPWASYAVVEARESMGGTWDLFRYPGVRSDSDMYTLGYSFRPWDGEKTIADGGDILRYLKATAVAEGIDEKIRFRHRVVKAEWSTTDAVWTVTLERSEGDAVTLTCSFLMSCTGYYRYDHGHQPDFAGRDDYQGTFIHPQHWPEDLDYTDKKVVIIGSGATAVTLLPAMTDKAAHVTMLQRTPGYVASLPLRNPLARVLRAILPDRVSSPIIRTSLTTFTQGSYFLSKARPDLVRKVLRKRVEAMLPKGYDVDTHFNPTYNPWDQRLCAVPDGDMFKAIRAGKASVVTDHIDTFTETGIRLRSGNELQADVVVSATGLDLLFMGGMELVVDGEPVVPGERLVYKGMMLEGVPNVGVAVGYTNASWTMKAELTCQHVTRLLNHMRDRGLRQCTPRNQGGEQEQRPLLGLDSGYVERASAYLPKQGSREPWLVHQNYWRDLKLIKRGAIDQDLEFSNPRRPDGGSGTKLDSETRSNETQSNETRSNETKELVAK, from the coding sequence ATGAGTACACGAACCAACACGGTGGAAACGGCGTCCAACGGATCCAACGTGACCACCCCCGAGGCCGCGGAACACGTCGACGTCCTGATCGTCGGAGCCGGGATCTCGGGCATCGCCGCCGCCCACTACATCCAGGCCAACTGCCCGTGGGCGTCATACGCCGTGGTGGAAGCCCGAGAATCGATGGGCGGAACTTGGGACCTGTTCCGTTACCCCGGCGTGCGTTCCGACTCTGACATGTACACCCTCGGGTACTCGTTTCGACCGTGGGACGGTGAGAAGACCATCGCCGATGGTGGCGACATACTCCGCTACCTGAAGGCCACCGCCGTGGCCGAGGGAATCGACGAGAAGATCCGCTTCCGCCACCGCGTCGTCAAAGCCGAATGGTCGACCACCGATGCCGTCTGGACGGTGACCCTGGAACGGTCCGAGGGAGACGCCGTCACCCTCACCTGCTCCTTCCTCATGTCCTGCACCGGTTACTACCGATACGACCACGGTCATCAGCCCGATTTCGCCGGGCGCGACGATTACCAGGGCACCTTCATCCACCCCCAGCATTGGCCAGAAGACCTCGACTACACCGACAAGAAGGTCGTAATCATCGGCAGCGGAGCCACCGCCGTCACCCTGCTCCCGGCCATGACCGACAAGGCCGCCCACGTCACCATGCTTCAGCGCACACCCGGGTACGTGGCATCCCTGCCGCTGCGCAACCCGCTGGCTCGCGTGCTGCGGGCCATCCTCCCCGACCGGGTCTCATCGCCGATCATCCGGACCTCCTTGACCACGTTCACCCAGGGTTCGTACTTCCTCAGCAAGGCACGCCCCGATCTGGTGCGCAAGGTGCTGAGGAAGCGGGTCGAGGCCATGTTGCCCAAGGGCTATGACGTCGACACCCACTTCAACCCCACCTACAACCCGTGGGACCAACGGCTGTGCGCGGTGCCAGACGGTGACATGTTCAAGGCAATCCGGGCCGGGAAGGCCTCGGTGGTCACCGACCACATAGACACCTTCACCGAGACCGGCATCCGCCTCCGCTCCGGGAACGAGCTCCAGGCCGACGTGGTGGTCAGCGCCACCGGCCTCGACCTGTTGTTCATGGGTGGCATGGAGCTGGTGGTGGACGGTGAACCCGTGGTCCCCGGCGAACGACTGGTGTACAAGGGGATGATGCTCGAAGGTGTCCCCAACGTGGGAGTGGCCGTGGGCTACACGAACGCGTCGTGGACCATGAAGGCCGAGCTCACCTGCCAACACGTGACCCGCCTGCTCAACCACATGCGCGACCGCGGTCTACGCCAGTGCACTCCCCGAAACCAGGGCGGTGAACAAGAACAGCGACCGTTGCTCGGTCTCGACTCCGGCTATGTCGAACGGGCCAGCGCGTACCTGCCCAAACAAGGGTCGCGTGAGCCCTGGTTGGTGCACCAGAACTACTGGCGTGACCTCAAGCTGATCAAGCGGGGAGCGATAGACCAGGATCTGGAGTTCTCGAACCCTCGCAGGCCTGATGGCGGCAGCGGTACGAAGCTCGACTCCGAAACCCGATCGAATGAGACCCAGTCGAACGAGACCCGGTCGAACGAGACCAAGGAACTGGTGGCCAAGTGA
- a CDS encoding metal-dependent hydrolase produces the protein MHTRRVSFEESLADLPKFFAANGNPVSSHFAASLSSLFPDGEDYFVRSVRHFRDRITDPDLKRQVAGFIGQESVHGREHRYFNQRLDELGYNTRFSERMTKRALEARTRFAPAKANLAATAALEHFTATLAELLLADEDARNMFGHDGARHLFVWHALEESEHKAVAFDVYRAVGGSERMRVWTMKFIRSGLAISLAFMVIIGIVLDRDARRQGSLRRHLKEFGRSPVVSKETWRRLCEYDRPGFHPNDRDTTALEEEWRNRFFGTEGELNGNLLKASA, from the coding sequence ATCCACACCCGACGGGTCTCCTTCGAAGAGTCCCTCGCTGACCTGCCCAAGTTCTTCGCCGCCAACGGCAACCCGGTCTCCAGCCACTTCGCGGCATCGCTGTCGTCTCTGTTTCCCGACGGCGAGGACTACTTCGTCCGGTCCGTGCGCCACTTCCGTGACCGGATCACCGACCCCGATCTGAAGCGGCAGGTGGCTGGCTTCATCGGTCAGGAATCGGTTCACGGGCGGGAGCACCGCTACTTCAACCAGCGATTGGACGAACTGGGCTACAACACCCGTTTCTCCGAACGGATGACCAAGCGGGCGTTGGAAGCTCGAACCCGCTTCGCTCCAGCCAAGGCCAACCTGGCCGCCACCGCGGCCCTCGAACATTTCACGGCCACGCTCGCCGAGCTGCTTCTCGCTGATGAAGATGCCCGCAACATGTTCGGCCATGACGGCGCCCGGCACCTGTTCGTCTGGCACGCTCTCGAGGAGTCCGAGCACAAGGCCGTGGCCTTCGACGTCTACCGGGCCGTTGGGGGTTCTGAGCGGATGCGGGTCTGGACCATGAAGTTCATCCGCTCCGGTCTGGCCATCTCCTTGGCCTTCATGGTGATCATCGGGATCGTCTTGGACCGCGACGCCCGCCGTCAGGGCAGCCTCCGCCGCCATCTCAAGGAGTTCGGTCGATCGCCGGTTGTCAGCAAGGAGACGTGGCGCCGACTCTGCGAATACGACCGACCTGGTTTCCATCCCAACGATCGCGACACCACCGCCTTGGAGGAAGAGTGGCGCAACCGGTTCTTCGGGACTGAGGGAGAGCTCAACGGCAACCTGCTCAAGGCTTCGGCATGA
- a CDS encoding TetR/AcrR family transcriptional regulator produces the protein MSQITETPTGALHAPDGYDASANSKGARTRQAILDAAIVRFGREGFRSTSVTDITRDAGVGGTVAYTYFPNKEALFFAAIDEDAAHLIRIGLDFLEAHQESDWRQNLLFFVAAAVNDHPLARRLLAGLEPEVTSRVLELPALTDLRAACTDKLRADQVSGRVRPDIDPVVVGNGLVTILLSLLMSIVQLGGTSVSTYADSVDAVLRAALDPPTPAP, from the coding sequence ATGTCCCAGATCACCGAGACCCCGACCGGCGCACTCCACGCGCCGGATGGTTACGACGCCTCGGCCAACTCAAAAGGGGCCCGAACTCGCCAAGCCATCCTCGATGCCGCCATCGTCCGGTTCGGCCGGGAAGGCTTCCGATCCACCTCGGTGACAGACATAACCCGAGATGCCGGCGTAGGCGGGACGGTCGCCTACACCTACTTCCCCAACAAGGAAGCACTGTTCTTCGCCGCCATAGACGAAGACGCGGCCCACCTGATCCGAATCGGCCTCGATTTCCTCGAAGCGCACCAGGAATCAGACTGGCGTCAGAACCTGCTCTTCTTCGTCGCTGCCGCCGTCAACGACCACCCACTGGCCCGCCGGTTGCTGGCCGGCCTCGAACCAGAGGTCACCAGTCGTGTGCTCGAGCTCCCCGCCCTAACCGACCTCCGAGCCGCATGCACGGACAAACTGCGAGCCGACCAGGTCAGCGGACGAGTCCGCCCCGACATCGACCCAGTCGTGGTCGGCAACGGGTTGGTGACCATCCTTTTGTCCCTGCTGATGTCGATAGTCCAGCTCGGCGGCACGTCGGTCTCGACCTACGCCGACTCCGTCGATGCCGTGCTGCGCGCCGCACTCGACCCACCTACGCCAGCCCCCTGA
- a CDS encoding WhiB family transcriptional regulator, giving the protein MLTAPDTTNLTDEIEDRSWWAEASCATGGAGLSALFFSDELQDIAAAKRICSECPVLATCLEGAMTRREPWGVWGGQLFLNGHILTAKRRRGRPPKVARPEDHFPEVPIPEHLRSA; this is encoded by the coding sequence ATGCTGACCGCACCGGACACCACCAACCTGACCGACGAGATCGAGGATCGCTCCTGGTGGGCCGAGGCCTCCTGTGCCACTGGAGGAGCCGGCCTGAGCGCCCTCTTCTTCTCCGACGAGCTCCAAGACATCGCGGCCGCCAAGCGGATCTGCTCGGAATGCCCGGTCCTGGCCACCTGCTTGGAAGGGGCGATGACCCGACGCGAACCGTGGGGGGTCTGGGGCGGTCAGCTGTTCCTCAACGGCCACATCCTCACGGCCAAGCGTCGGCGGGGCCGGCCACCCAAGGTGGCTCGCCCCGAGGATCACTTCCCTGAGGTCCCCATCCCCGAACACCTCCGCTCGGCCTGA
- a CDS encoding TlpA family protein disulfide reductase has protein sequence MTRDHHPGEGLDPITDVPGPPSPAESPSPASQQRGLRGLPRRTVAICLCLATIGALLAALVATTIVDGSKTSGSVPQAELEPIGEVDIDRLLSVALTTVDGQPTTLAAHLDQRPMVLNIWAQSCVPCVEEMPLLETAHQSNPDVAFLGVDTQDRLDRAKQLAAQTGITYPWIQDPTGNFFYEAGATGMPTTLMLDRRGRILATRTGAFADQTDLQVWIDEHRPPS, from the coding sequence ATGACCCGCGACCACCACCCCGGTGAGGGCCTCGATCCCATCACCGATGTGCCCGGACCCCCGAGCCCCGCCGAGTCGCCTTCCCCCGCGTCCCAGCAGCGAGGCCTCCGAGGACTGCCCCGCCGCACCGTTGCCATTTGCCTTTGCCTCGCCACGATCGGCGCCCTCCTCGCCGCACTGGTGGCCACCACCATCGTCGACGGATCCAAGACCTCCGGGTCTGTACCCCAGGCCGAACTCGAACCCATCGGCGAGGTGGACATCGACCGGCTGCTGAGCGTGGCCCTGACCACAGTCGACGGCCAACCCACCACTCTCGCCGCTCACCTCGACCAGCGACCCATGGTCCTCAACATCTGGGCCCAGAGCTGCGTCCCCTGTGTGGAGGAGATGCCGCTCCTCGAGACCGCCCACCAGTCCAACCCCGATGTGGCATTCCTCGGGGTGGACACCCAGGACCGCCTCGACCGGGCCAAGCAACTGGCCGCCCAGACCGGCATCACCTACCCGTGGATCCAAGACCCGACCGGCAACTTCTTCTACGAAGCCGGGGCCACCGGCATGCCGACCACGCTGATGCTCGACCGTCGAGGGCGGATCCTCGCCACCCGAACCGGTGCCTTCGCCGACCAGACCGACCTCCAAGTCTGGATAGACGAACACCGGCCCCCTTCCTGA